In one Mustela lutreola isolate mMusLut2 chromosome 8, mMusLut2.pri, whole genome shotgun sequence genomic region, the following are encoded:
- the LOC131839759 gene encoding LOW QUALITY PROTEIN: glycosylation-dependent cell adhesion molecule 1-like (The sequence of the model RefSeq protein was modified relative to this genomic sequence to represent the inferred CDS: deleted 2 bases in 1 codon): MNCFTFLLLASLVPTSLAILNEPEDEIHLEAQPMDACKSHLIPKRDHVSLENPSGNSHLQRRAGFQRGRCDQIYEETNKSKARAASPHPPGATTPEGKLAKLSHNIGKNLVKTMKETITYPKRLLPHSYEVTRP; the protein is encoded by the exons ATGAACTGCTTCACATTCCTGCTGCTGGCCAGCTTAGTCCCCACCTCTCTTGCCATCCTTAATG AGCCAGAAGATGAAATCCACTTGGAGGCTCAGCCCATGGATGCCTGTAAGTCTCAT CTGATCCCTAAAAGGGACCATGTCTCCCTTGAAAACCCTTCT GGAAACTCCCATCTCCAGCGAAGAGCTGGGTTTCAAAGGGGAAGGTGTGATCAGATCTACGAGGAGACTAACAAATCAAAAGCTCGAGCTGCTTCACCCCATCCCCCAGGAG CAACCACCCCAGAGGGAAAACTGGCCAAGCTCAGCCATAATATTGGGAAGAACCTGGTCAAAACCATGAAAGAGACCATAACCTACCCGAAAAGACTACTCCCTCATTCCTATGAAGTCACAAGGCCCTAG